Proteins co-encoded in one Halorussus lipolyticus genomic window:
- the ncsA gene encoding tRNA 2-thiolation protein NcsA: MDCDKCDRESVMHAAYSGLHLCEDHFVASVDKRVRRRIREDDLVPSDATPDNPQTWVIGLSGGKDSVVLTDILYRTFEKDPRIELVALTIHEGIEGYRDESVDACEELTDELGIRHELVTYEDEFGVQMDDVVEKDPENMAACAYCGVFRRDLLSRYAEKLGADKLLTGHNLDDEAETALMNFLEGDVAQIAKHFDASLGGFEERDDGSGAREEQDDFVPRAKPLRDVPEKEVALYAHVADLPAHITECPHAEEAYRGEIQELLYQLEENHPGTRHSIMAGYEELAELAAKEFGARDEGRAELGECERCGSSTTRDLCRKCSLLDAIHAV, encoded by the coding sequence ATGGACTGCGACAAATGCGACCGCGAGTCGGTGATGCACGCCGCCTACTCGGGGTTGCACCTCTGCGAGGACCACTTCGTCGCCTCCGTGGACAAGCGGGTCCGGCGTCGGATTCGAGAGGACGATTTAGTTCCGAGCGACGCCACGCCCGACAACCCCCAGACGTGGGTCATCGGCCTGTCTGGCGGCAAGGACAGCGTGGTGTTGACCGACATCCTCTACCGAACCTTCGAGAAGGACCCGCGCATCGAACTCGTCGCGCTCACGATTCACGAGGGCATCGAGGGCTACCGCGACGAGAGCGTGGACGCCTGCGAGGAGTTGACCGACGAGTTGGGCATCCGCCACGAACTCGTGACCTACGAAGACGAGTTCGGCGTCCAGATGGACGACGTGGTGGAGAAAGACCCCGAGAACATGGCCGCCTGCGCCTACTGCGGGGTGTTCCGCCGTGACCTGCTGTCGCGCTACGCCGAAAAACTGGGCGCGGACAAACTCCTGACGGGCCACAATCTGGACGACGAGGCCGAAACCGCGCTGATGAACTTCTTGGAGGGCGACGTGGCCCAAATCGCCAAGCACTTCGACGCCAGTCTCGGCGGGTTCGAGGAGCGCGACGACGGGTCGGGCGCGCGCGAAGAACAGGACGACTTCGTGCCGCGGGCCAAACCCCTCCGGGACGTGCCCGAGAAGGAAGTCGCCCTCTACGCCCACGTCGCGGACCTGCCCGCCCACATCACCGAGTGCCCCCACGCCGAAGAAGCCTACCGCGGCGAGATACAGGAACTCCTCTACCAACTCGAGGAGAACCACCCCGGCACGCGCCACTCCATCATGGCCGGGTACGAAGAACTCGCGGAACTGGCCGCCAAGGAGTTCGGCGCGCGCGACGAGGGCCGGGCCGAACTCGGCGAGTGCGAACGGTGTGGGTCCTCGACCACGCGGGACCTCTGCCGGAAGTGTTCGCTGTTAGACGCGATTCACGCGGTCTGA
- a CDS encoding bacteriorhodopsin has protein sequence MVSPDQFDALTYWTLWITAAAMGVGTIILYIKGRNMDTDEGREHAVVSIFIPAIAATMYLAMALGFGVSRISLVGGEEQLVFWGRYADWVITTPLLLLDLALFAGADRETIGTLLGLDVMMIVTGFFAASSAQPVNRYVWWAVSTGAFVVILYAIFTKLPKFASAYGDERASSLGTLRNLLAVLWFVYPLLWLVGTEGASVVPLGVETVGYAVLDVTAKVVFGYALLSSVGSLAPRRRETETGAGVTADD, from the coding sequence ATGGTGTCACCTGACCAATTCGACGCATTGACGTACTGGACGCTTTGGATAACCGCGGCCGCGATGGGAGTGGGGACCATCATCCTCTACATCAAGGGTCGGAACATGGACACCGACGAGGGCCGCGAACACGCGGTGGTCTCCATCTTCATCCCGGCCATCGCGGCGACGATGTACCTCGCCATGGCGCTCGGGTTCGGCGTCTCCCGAATCTCGCTCGTCGGGGGCGAGGAGCAACTCGTATTCTGGGGTCGGTACGCCGACTGGGTAATCACGACACCCCTGCTGTTGCTGGACCTCGCGCTGTTCGCCGGCGCGGACCGGGAGACCATCGGAACCCTGCTGGGTCTGGACGTGATGATGATCGTGACCGGCTTCTTCGCCGCGAGTTCGGCCCAACCCGTCAATCGGTACGTCTGGTGGGCGGTGAGTACGGGCGCGTTCGTCGTCATCCTGTACGCCATCTTCACTAAACTGCCAAAGTTCGCCAGCGCCTACGGCGACGAGCGTGCCAGTAGCCTCGGCACCCTCCGAAACCTACTGGCGGTCCTGTGGTTCGTCTACCCCCTGCTGTGGCTGGTGGGGACCGAGGGGGCCAGCGTCGTCCCACTGGGGGTCGAGACTGTCGGATACGCGGTCCTCGACGTGACCGCCAAGGTCGTGTTCGGCTACGCCCTGCTGAGTAGCGTCGGGAGCCTCGCGCCCCGCCGCCGCGAAACCGAGACCGGAGCGGGCGTCACCGCCGACGACTGA
- a CDS encoding Brp/Blh family beta-carotene 15,15'-dioxygenase, with product MAVTGERESGERGGSAGPTPGDSSDDRGSALVGVALVPAWVALGAVGALAVLGDVSDLPPAVRYLPFLASLVVFGLPHGGADHLAVARLGGSRPWVAVGAAYLVGGAAYLGVWLVSPAVGFASFIALTWYHWGQGDLYVLLSVGDHLRTRGQRLSALAVRGGIPMVVPLVGFPGVYRSVAEATIRLFDPGIVGSAALAAAFRPETRLALGGGLAALSVGALAVGAVRTGTESRSWRIDALETGLLWAYFLVVPPILAVGLYFCLWHSVRHVARLLVVEDESALEPDRLGPALAGFGRDALPNTVGALAVLGGLAVVAPPEEGLLSLLGLYLVLLAVLTLPHTAVVTWMDHREGVWSVEASGRG from the coding sequence ATGGCAGTGACCGGCGAGCGCGAATCCGGGGAACGCGGCGGCTCTGCTGGTCCGACGCCCGGCGATTCGAGCGACGACCGCGGTTCGGCGCTGGTCGGCGTCGCGCTCGTCCCGGCGTGGGTTGCGCTCGGCGCGGTCGGCGCGCTGGCGGTCCTCGGCGACGTTTCCGACCTGCCGCCCGCGGTGCGCTACCTCCCGTTTCTGGCCAGTCTGGTCGTCTTCGGGCTACCCCACGGCGGGGCCGACCACCTCGCGGTCGCTCGCCTCGGCGGGTCTCGGCCGTGGGTCGCGGTCGGTGCGGCGTATCTGGTCGGCGGCGCGGCCTACCTCGGGGTCTGGCTGGTCTCGCCCGCGGTCGGATTCGCGTCGTTCATCGCGCTGACGTGGTACCACTGGGGGCAGGGTGACCTCTACGTCCTGCTGTCGGTCGGCGACCACCTCCGGACTCGCGGTCAGCGCCTCTCTGCGCTCGCGGTCCGGGGCGGGATTCCGATGGTGGTCCCGCTGGTCGGGTTTCCGGGCGTCTACCGGTCGGTCGCAGAGGCCACGATTCGGCTGTTCGACCCCGGAATCGTCGGTTCGGCCGCGCTCGCCGCCGCCTTTCGGCCCGAAACTCGGCTCGCGCTCGGCGGGGGACTGGCGGCGCTCTCGGTGGGTGCGCTCGCAGTCGGTGCGGTCCGGACCGGAACCGAGAGCCGTAGCTGGCGAATCGACGCGCTCGAAACCGGTCTGCTCTGGGCGTACTTCCTCGTCGTGCCGCCGATACTCGCGGTCGGTCTCTACTTCTGTCTCTGGCACTCGGTCCGCCACGTCGCCAGACTCCTCGTGGTGGAAGACGAGTCGGCGCTCGAACCCGACCGACTCGGCCCCGCGCTCGCTGGGTTTGGCCGGGACGCGCTCCCGAACACGGTCGGCGCGCTGGCGGTGCTGGGCGGTCTGGCGGTTGTCGCCCCACCCGAGGAGGGACTGCTGTCGCTCCTCGGCCTCTATCTCGTGCTGTTAGCGGTGCTGACGCTCCCCCACACTGCCGTCGTCACGTGGATGGACCACCGCGAGGGTGTCTGGTCGGTCGAGGCGTCAGGTCGGGGCTAA
- a CDS encoding zinc-dependent alcohol dehydrogenase yields the protein MPRSLYFTGNGEVEVRERELPTPGEDEVLVRTERSAVSPGTEMLVYRGEVPTGMAADATIDALAGTFEFPLRYGYAAVGRVEEAGPGVDTSWEGREVFGFNPHESHFCAPVSDLLVVPDDCSAEEATFLPNVETAVNFLQDGAPRLGERVAVFGQGVVGLLTTALLGECPVSDLVTVDYYLSRRERSLELGADTALDPAAEDRDAGDRIRERLGGGDGTRNPDADRAAGADLTYELTGCPDALDSAVSATGYDGRVVVGSWYGTKPTELDLGGRFHRSRVSLESSQVSTIDPELRGRWSKDRRLSLAWEKLRDIGPERFVTHEFDVSEAGRAYELLDENPSEALGVIFEY from the coding sequence ATGCCACGGTCACTCTACTTCACGGGGAATGGCGAGGTTGAGGTGCGCGAGCGAGAACTACCGACGCCCGGCGAGGACGAAGTTCTCGTCCGGACCGAGCGGTCGGCGGTCAGTCCCGGCACCGAGATGCTGGTCTACCGGGGCGAGGTCCCGACAGGAATGGCCGCCGACGCGACCATCGACGCGCTGGCGGGCACCTTCGAGTTCCCGCTCCGGTACGGCTACGCCGCGGTCGGTCGGGTCGAGGAGGCCGGTCCCGGAGTAGACACGTCGTGGGAGGGTCGGGAGGTGTTCGGCTTCAACCCCCACGAGAGCCACTTCTGCGCGCCGGTCTCGGACCTGCTGGTCGTGCCCGACGACTGCTCGGCCGAGGAGGCCACCTTCCTCCCGAACGTCGAGACGGCGGTCAACTTCCTGCAAGACGGCGCACCCCGCCTCGGCGAGCGCGTGGCCGTCTTCGGACAGGGTGTGGTCGGCCTGCTCACGACCGCGCTCCTCGGCGAGTGCCCGGTAAGCGACCTCGTAACGGTGGATTACTACTTGTCGCGGCGCGAGCGGTCGCTGGAACTGGGCGCTGACACTGCACTCGACCCGGCGGCCGAGGACCGCGACGCGGGCGACCGAATCCGCGAGCGGTTGGGCGGCGGCGACGGAACACGCAACCCCGACGCCGACCGAGCGGCGGGTGCGGACCTGACCTACGAACTCACGGGGTGCCCCGACGCGCTGGACTCGGCCGTCTCGGCGACGGGGTACGACGGCCGGGTCGTGGTCGGGTCGTGGTACGGCACCAAACCGACCGAGTTGGACCTCGGCGGGCGGTTCCACCGGAGTCGGGTGAGTCTGGAGAGCAGTCAGGTCAGCACCATCGACCCCGAACTTCGAGGCCGGTGGTCGAAGGACCGACGCCTCTCGCTGGCGTGGGAGAAACTCCGGGACATCGGCCCCGAGCGGTTCGTGACCCACGAGTTCGACGTTTCGGAGGCCGGCCGGGCCTACGAGCTACTGGACGAGAACCCCTCGGAGGCGCTGGGCGTGATTTTCGAGTACTGA
- a CDS encoding lycopene cyclase domain-containing protein — MTPPLTYVEFLSAFLAVPIVALAISVARRTDSPRRVLAGVTALVCIAVGYTAPWDSYLIGRGVWTYGEDVVAVRFARVPLGEWLFFALQTIGTGLWYHRLAPRGESGIDPGLPGRDVPGEVRAGTARTAGAGVWLAIAALGVVLVVASPRTYYFGMILAWAAPVVAFLWAVGGPVILRYRRRVLAGVAVPSAYLWVADWYAIGSGLWTISPDSSTGILVAGLPIEEAVFFVATNLLVVQGLLLFDWVVARSAERGPAYAVSGLLPDSVADSVGSVAGRVPDVAEVRRRWQ, encoded by the coding sequence ATGACTCCCCCGCTCACCTACGTCGAGTTCCTGTCGGCCTTCCTCGCAGTACCAATCGTCGCGCTGGCGATTTCGGTCGCCCGGCGGACCGACAGCCCTCGGCGAGTCCTCGCGGGGGTGACAGCACTGGTTTGCATCGCGGTCGGCTACACCGCGCCGTGGGATAGCTATCTCATCGGTCGCGGCGTCTGGACCTACGGCGAGGACGTCGTGGCGGTCCGGTTCGCGCGGGTCCCCCTCGGCGAGTGGCTCTTTTTCGCGCTCCAGACGATTGGGACCGGACTGTGGTATCACCGGCTTGCTCCTCGGGGCGAGTCCGGTATCGACCCCGGACTTCCCGGCCGGGACGTGCCCGGCGAGGTCCGGGCCGGAACGGCTCGAACCGCCGGAGCAGGCGTGTGGCTGGCGATTGCGGCGCTCGGCGTCGTGCTGGTGGTCGCGTCGCCTCGGACCTACTACTTCGGCATGATACTCGCGTGGGCCGCGCCAGTCGTTGCCTTCCTCTGGGCGGTCGGCGGCCCGGTCATCCTCCGGTACCGCCGCCGCGTCCTCGCAGGGGTCGCGGTCCCGTCGGCGTACCTCTGGGTCGCCGACTGGTACGCCATCGGGTCGGGCCTCTGGACTATCTCGCCCGACTCCTCGACCGGGATTCTCGTCGCCGGACTTCCAATCGAGGAGGCCGTCTTCTTCGTTGCGACGAACCTGCTGGTGGTGCAGGGCCTCCTGCTGTTCGACTGGGTGGTTGCCCGCTCCGCCGAGCGAGGCCCCGCCTACGCCGTCTCGGGCCTACTTCCCGATTCGGTCGCTGACTCGGTGGGGTCGGTCGCGGGCCGCGTGCCGGATGTCGCGGAGGTGCGCCGCAGATGGCAGTGA
- the ftsZ gene encoding cell division protein FtsZ produces MQDIVQDALENAEEESREMDASVNGDEFGDPRIVIVGCGGAGNNTVNRLYNIGVEGADTVAINTDKQHLKMIEADTKILVGKSLTNGLGAGGDPSMGERATEMAQGTIKEVLGDADLVFVTAGMGGGTGTGAAPVVSKIAKEQGAIVVGMVSTPFNVERARTVKAEEGLEKLRNEADSIIVLDNNRLLDYVPNLPIGKAFSVMDQIIAETVKGISETITQPSLINLDYADMTSIMNQGGVAVMLVGETQDKNKTEEVVRDAMNHPLLDVDYRGASGGLVHITGGPDLTLKEAESIASNITERLEASANVIWGARIQDNYKGKVRVMAIMTGVQSAQVLGPSTQKQADKSRKQMRDVDAQSFDASQHLEDAANFGGNGGSSGTGGSMGTGGTGTTGGTGTTGGTHDAMGGSSSDDSWGTKSDGGQDEVEKNNGLDVIR; encoded by the coding sequence ATGCAGGATATCGTTCAGGACGCCTTGGAGAACGCCGAGGAGGAGAGCCGTGAGATGGATGCGTCGGTCAACGGAGACGAGTTCGGAGACCCCCGAATCGTCATCGTCGGCTGTGGCGGTGCCGGTAACAACACCGTCAATCGGCTCTACAACATCGGCGTCGAAGGGGCCGACACCGTCGCCATCAACACGGACAAACAGCACCTCAAGATGATTGAGGCCGACACCAAGATTCTGGTCGGCAAAAGCCTGACCAACGGTCTCGGTGCCGGAGGCGACCCGTCGATGGGCGAGCGCGCCACCGAGATGGCTCAGGGGACCATCAAGGAGGTACTCGGCGATGCGGACCTCGTTTTCGTCACCGCAGGCATGGGCGGCGGCACGGGGACCGGTGCGGCACCGGTCGTCTCGAAAATCGCCAAAGAGCAGGGCGCTATCGTCGTCGGCATGGTCTCGACGCCGTTCAACGTCGAGCGCGCGCGGACGGTGAAAGCAGAGGAGGGCCTCGAAAAGCTCCGTAACGAGGCCGACTCCATCATCGTCCTCGACAACAACCGACTGCTCGACTACGTGCCGAACCTGCCCATCGGCAAGGCGTTCTCGGTGATGGATCAGATTATCGCCGAGACGGTCAAGGGCATCTCCGAGACGATTACCCAGCCCTCGCTCATCAACCTCGACTACGCCGACATGACCTCTATCATGAATCAGGGCGGAGTCGCGGTAATGCTGGTCGGCGAGACCCAAGACAAGAACAAGACCGAGGAGGTCGTCCGCGACGCGATGAACCACCCGCTGTTGGACGTGGACTACCGCGGGGCCTCGGGCGGACTGGTCCACATCACGGGCGGTCCGGACCTCACGCTCAAAGAGGCCGAATCCATCGCCAGCAACATCACCGAGCGCCTCGAAGCCAGCGCGAACGTCATCTGGGGCGCACGGATTCAGGACAACTACAAGGGCAAGGTCCGGGTCATGGCCATCATGACCGGCGTCCAGAGCGCGCAGGTCCTCGGTCCCTCGACCCAGAAGCAGGCCGACAAGTCCCGCAAGCAGATGCGCGACGTTGACGCCCAGTCGTTCGACGCCAGCCAGCACCTCGAGGACGCCGCGAACTTCGGCGGGAACGGCGGTTCGTCGGGGACCGGTGGCAGTATGGGTACGGGCGGTACCGGCACCACCGGCGGGACGGGCACCACCGGCGGCACTCACGACGCGATGGGCGGGTCGAGTTCCGACGATTCGTGGGGCACCAAGAGCGACGGCGGACAGGACGAAGTCGAGAAGAACAACGGTCTCGACGTAATCCGCTAA
- a CDS encoding ribbon-helix-helix domain-containing protein, producing MERVTLRIPKQQIEEVEQMVETGEFPNRSEAIRAAVRDMLNEHDEDTTEQTSSKRSWAKV from the coding sequence ATGGAGCGTGTGACACTTCGCATTCCGAAACAGCAGATCGAGGAGGTCGAACAGATGGTCGAGACCGGGGAGTTCCCGAACCGGAGCGAAGCGATTCGGGCCGCCGTTCGAGACATGTTGAACGAACACGACGAAGACACGACCGAGCAGACGTCTAGCAAGCGGTCGTGGGCGAAGGTGTAA